A genomic region of Echeneis naucrates chromosome 24, fEcheNa1.1, whole genome shotgun sequence contains the following coding sequences:
- the LOC115038207 gene encoding high choriolytic enzyme 1, producing the protein MWFLVLVCVSTAAGVPVNISQDATAPPFAGNVTLTSVLDVSQNATTDSQKVGLTALNDTHNTTTIALNDAQNVTGAAKGGNASVETSLPQSISPETLEELEESATVQEGDILLLEDRNAVNTLWPDATVPYTISPELADRQENIHAAFKMISDVTCIRFKKHTTEVNYLKFLNGKGCASFVGCRGGDQALYYGRTCSVGNLCHEIIHALGLHHEHTRQDRDQYITILWESIIPKRKGNFKVKNGNTLNLPYDIDSIMHYGSNFFSVDGSPTVVAKQGGAQMGQRTHLTNLDIQRIHKLYHCGINLDSFV; encoded by the exons ATGTGGTTTTTGGTCCTTGTCTGCGTGTCCACAG CTGCTGGTGTCCCAGTAAATATTTCCCAGGATGCTACAGCTCCCCCTTTTGCAG GTAATGTCACTCTCACTTCTGTGCTTGATGTGTCACAAAATGCCACCACAGATTCTCAAAAAG TTGGTCTCACTGCTttgaatgacacacacaataCCACGACCATTGCTTTAAATGACGCCCAAAATGTTACCGGTGCTGCAAAAG GTGGGAATGCTTCCGTGGAGACGTCACTGCCTCAGAGTATCAGCCCAGAAACCTTAGAGG AGCTTGAAGAAAGTGCAACTGTCCAAGAAGGAGACATTTTGCTTCTG GAGGACAGGAATGCTGTTAATACCCTGTGGCCTGACGCCACTGTCCCCTACACCATCAGTCCTGAGCTGG CTGATCGACAGGAAAACATTCATGCAGCCTTCAAAATGATCTCAGATGTCACCTGTATTCGCTTCAAAAAGCACACGACAGAGGTCAACTACCTCAAGTTTCTCAACGGAAAAGG TTGTGCATCGTTTGTTGGTTGTCGAGGAGGAGACCAGGCGTTGTATTACGGTCGAACATGCAGTGTGGGAAACCTCTGCCATGAGATCATCCACGCACTGGGCCTGCATCATGAACACACCCGCCAGGACCGGGATCAGTACATCACAATTCTGTGGGAGAGCATCATACCAA agagAAAGGGTAACTTCAAGGTGAAAAACGGAAATACGCTGAACCTGCCATACGACATTGACTCCATAATGCACTATGGCTC GAATTTTTTCAGTGTGGATGGAAGTCCCACAGTGGTGGCCAAGCAGGGAGGAGCCCAGATGGGTCAGCGGACACATCTCACCAACCTGGACATACAGAGGATTCACAAACTCTACCACTGCGGTATCAACCTAGATAGTTTTGTTTGA
- the ttll2 gene encoding putative tubulin polyglutamylase TTLL2: protein MAASLVFRLHDRGPDVVREVLLERGWEEYDEEERGKEDWNLYWRASAFRTSDYFKLLPWQRLNHHPQTVGITRKDCLARHLRRMRAAFGPSLYDFSPTVFILPNEYLHFLTEYNKGPPVYWICKPVDLSRGRGIFIFEDIKDFSYSCSVIVQKYISDPLLISGYKFDLRIYVCVKSFHPLTIYIHQEGLVRFATEKYNLSSLENMYSHLTNTSINKFGPFYMTEKGRVGQGCKWTICKFRHFLRSQDVDDLVLWQRINNIVTLTLLSIAPFVPLCPNCVELFGFDILIDAKLKPWLLEVNYSPALTLDCQADITVKKRLVGDLIDLMNYTSIDSLREKAYQQQTRQPCLPAVPVISKFKEHKVQKKTGGQSSQPLHQAEKMNPRQCAFVSNYRRQLPPVNLNKIHAGRGRQTHTSLSKTHRDMNVNRRPGLLWRTDELLVNRLSCPALAPRLMENRSPRASEVTNRDDTETEAELELSGETEVSSKIPDIQKSGPGFRRSVSCKLPNIYSGSQRPGGTHLEGQHPPPLRVGGFIRTFPFNTATLKASQQKLDVKTIIQELHKLTGRVASNQSDRTQRRTVEEEPKDTEGEGEFDSLFLLCSVSASN from the exons ATGGCTGCGTCTCTGGTGTTCAGACTCCATGACAGAGGTCCAGATGTGGTGAGGGAGGTTCTCCTGGAGCGAGGATGGGAGGAATATGatgaagaggaaagagggaaggaggacTGGAACCTCTACTGGCGTGCCTCTGCATTTCGCACCTCAGACTATTTCAAACTGCTGCCGTGGCAACGCCTCAACCACCATCCCCAAACTGTCGGCATCACTCGCAAG GACTGCCTGGCCCGCCACCTCAGGAGAATGAGAGCAGCGTTTGGTCCGTCTCTGTATGACTTCAGCCCCACCGTCTTCATCCTCCCCAACGAGTACCTCCATTTTCTGACTGAATACAACAAAGGCCCGCCGGTCTACTGGATATGTAAGCCTGTGGATCTGTCCAGGGGCAGAGGGATCTTCATCTTCGAGGACATTAAGGACTTCAGCTACAGCTGCTCTGTTATTGTACAGAAGTACATCAGCGACCCCCTGCTGATCTCTGGCTACAAGTTCGACCTGAGgatctatgtgtgtgtcaagaGCTTCCATCCTCTCACCATTTACATCCATCAGGAAGGCCTGGTGCGTTTCGCCACGGAGAAGTACAACCTGTCGTCTCTGGAGAACATGTACTCTCACCTCACCAACACCAGCATCAACAAATTCGGTCCTTTCTACATGAcagaaaaagggagagtgggCCAAGGATGCAAGTGGACCATCTGCAAATTCAGGCACTTTCTCCGCAGCCAAGACGTTGACGACCTTGTTCTGTGGCAGAGGATCAACAACATCGTCACCCTGACCCTCCTCTCCATCGCTCCCTTCGTCCCTTTGTGTCCAAACTGTGTGGAGCTGTTTGGCTTTGACATCCTGATTGACGCCAAATTGAAACCGTGGCTGCTGGAGGTCAACTACAGCCCTGCACTGACTCTGGACTGCCAAGCTGACATCACTGTGAAGAAAAGACTAGTTGGTGACCTGATCGATTTGATGAACTACACGTCCATCGACAGCTTAAGAGAGAAAGCTTACCAGCAACAAACCAGGCAGCCTTGTTTGCCTGCTGTACCTGTGATCTCCAAGTTTAAAGAACACAAAGTTCAGAAGAAGACCGGTGGCCAGTCCTCACAACCTCTTCATCAGGCTGAGAAGATGAACCCAAGACAGTGTGCATTTGTCTCCAACTACCGAAGACAACTTCCCCCCGTTAACTTAAACAAGATACATGCCGGTAGGGGAAGACAAACTCACACCTCACTtagcaaaacacacagagacatgaacGTAAACCGGAGACCTGGCCTCCTTTGGAGGACAGATGAGCTGCTGGTAAACAGACTGAGCTGTCCAGCTCTTGCACCGCGGCTGATGGAGAACAGGAGTCCTCGTGCGTCTGAGGTTACAAACCGTGACGACACTGAAACAGAAGCTGAGCTGGAGCTCTCAGGAGAGACGGAGGTTTCCTCCAAGATACCTGATATCCAAAAAAGCGGGCCGGGATTCAGACGCTCTGTGTCCTGCAAGCTCCCCAACATTTACAG TGGGAGCCAGAGGCCAGGAGGCACTCATTTAGAGGGACAACACCCTCCTCCACTCAGAGTTGGAGGCTTCATACGGACATTCCCGTTCAACACAGCCACGCTGAAGGCGTCACAGCAGAAACTGGATGTTAAGACCATCATACAGGAGCTCCACAAACTCACTGGACGTGTTGCCTCGAACCAGTCAgacaggacacagaggaggacagtgGAAGAGGAGCCCAAGGACACGGAGGGTGAAGGAGAATTTGATTCGCTGTTCCTCCTCTGCTCAGTCAGTGCTTCAAACTGA